The Galactobacillus timonensis genome has a segment encoding these proteins:
- the pepI gene encoding proline iminopeptidase, giving the protein MTKITEGTIPFLGHETYYRIAGDLSSGKTPLLCLHGGPGSTHNYFEIFDELGEERPVISYDQIGCGNSYLDHHPELWNKDTWTHELETLRIALHLDHIHLLGQSWGGMLEIAYMIDKKPVGVSSLILSSTLSSTRLWAGENHRQIHYLPEKEQEAIRRAEESGNFNDPEYLRANEHFMELHCAGPYGEKDPECLRRTKAGSEAYLTAWGPNEYTPTGTLKDFEYSDRLQEIDVPCLICSGTDDLCTPLVAKTMYDRLPRAKWILYPNARHMCFVDAHDAYMRDLRDWLDRIDRNEISQ; this is encoded by the coding sequence ATGACAAAGATTACGGAAGGAACAATCCCTTTTCTTGGACACGAAACCTACTACCGGATTGCGGGCGATCTGAGCAGCGGAAAGACGCCGCTTCTGTGCCTGCATGGCGGTCCGGGGAGTACGCACAACTATTTCGAAATCTTCGATGAGCTCGGCGAAGAGCGCCCCGTCATTTCCTATGATCAGATCGGCTGCGGAAACAGCTATCTCGACCATCATCCCGAGCTCTGGAACAAGGACACCTGGACCCATGAGCTTGAAACGCTGCGCATTGCTCTGCATCTGGATCATATACATCTGCTCGGTCAATCCTGGGGCGGGATGCTGGAAATCGCCTATATGATTGATAAGAAGCCGGTCGGTGTATCTTCCCTGATCCTTTCAAGCACACTGTCTTCGACCAGGCTGTGGGCAGGCGAGAATCACCGGCAGATTCACTATCTTCCCGAAAAGGAACAGGAAGCGATCCGCAGGGCGGAAGAATCGGGAAACTTCAATGATCCCGAATATCTCAGAGCCAATGAACATTTCATGGAGCTGCACTGTGCCGGTCCCTATGGCGAAAAGGATCCCGAATGCCTGAGGCGTACAAAAGCAGGCAGTGAAGCCTATCTCACTGCCTGGGGTCCCAACGAATATACGCCGACCGGGACGCTGAAAGACTTTGAATATTCCGATCGTCTGCAGGAAATCGATGTGCCGTGTCTCATCTGCAGCGGAACGGATGATCTGTGCACGCCGCTTGTAGCGAAGACGATGTACGACCGTCTGCCCCGTGCAAAGTGGATTCTCTATCCCAATGCGCGCCACATGTGCTTCGTCGATGCCCATGATGCCTATATGAGGGATCTGAGAGACTGGCTGGACCGGATTGACCGGAACGAAATCAGTCAATGA
- a CDS encoding M24 family metallopeptidase, producing the protein MNEERVKNVLARLHDLGASQMIVTEPVAVYWLSGKMIEPGERFLGLYLHTDEKPVLFVNRLFPCEEDGFDIVWYSDGDDVIGLLKKTVHEDEVLGVDKNMAAVFLLPLFERHAAAGIINGSKAVDAARAVKDETELEYLRTASRINDAAMARFKALVHEGVTEREVADQTAAIYKELGGESFSFPPIVSFGANAADPHHMPDDTVVKEGDCVLFDVGCKFHGYCSDMTRTFYFKKAPDERVANIYNLVRRANEDAEKAEHAGMKRSDIDAIARNIITTGGYGPQFNHRLGHFIGLTDHEKGDISMADHAVLEVNNVHSIEPGIYLAGDTGVRIEDLVIVTEDGVEVLNRYPKDIEVID; encoded by the coding sequence ATGAATGAAGAACGCGTAAAGAATGTACTTGCACGCCTGCATGATCTTGGGGCGTCGCAGATGATTGTGACGGAGCCGGTGGCTGTGTACTGGCTGAGTGGAAAAATGATTGAGCCGGGAGAGAGGTTTCTCGGCCTGTATCTTCATACGGATGAGAAGCCGGTTCTGTTTGTGAACCGCCTGTTTCCCTGTGAAGAGGATGGATTTGACATCGTATGGTACAGCGATGGCGACGATGTCATCGGCCTGCTGAAGAAGACGGTTCACGAAGACGAAGTGCTTGGTGTCGATAAGAATATGGCAGCCGTATTCCTTCTGCCGTTATTTGAGCGGCATGCGGCGGCCGGTATCATCAACGGTTCTAAAGCCGTCGATGCGGCACGGGCAGTCAAGGATGAAACGGAGCTGGAATATCTGCGCACCGCATCCCGCATCAACGATGCGGCCATGGCCCGTTTCAAGGCGCTTGTTCATGAAGGGGTGACGGAACGTGAAGTTGCCGATCAGACAGCGGCCATCTACAAGGAGCTGGGCGGAGAATCCTTCTCCTTCCCGCCGATCGTTTCTTTCGGAGCCAATGCGGCGGATCCGCACCATATGCCGGATGATACCGTCGTAAAGGAAGGGGACTGTGTCCTGTTTGATGTCGGCTGCAAATTCCATGGCTACTGCTCCGATATGACGCGTACCTTCTACTTCAAAAAAGCACCCGATGAACGGGTGGCGAACATTTACAATCTGGTGCGCAGAGCGAATGAAGATGCAGAGAAAGCGGAACATGCCGGCATGAAGCGCAGCGACATCGATGCCATCGCCCGCAATATTATTACTACGGGCGGTTATGGTCCGCAGTTCAATCACCGCCTCGGCCACTTCATCGGTCTTACGGATCATGAAAAGGGCGATATCTCCATGGCCGATCATGCCGTACTGGAAGTAAACAATGTCCACTCCATTGAGCCGGGTATCTATCTGGCTGGTGATACGGGAGTCCGCATCGAGGATCTTGTCATCGTCACCGAAGACGGTGTCGAAGTGCTGAACAGGTATCCAAAGGATATTGAGGTCATTGACTGA
- a CDS encoding class B sortase — translation MMRLKLWVKCSLVFAVLAPCAALVFLKQVGEDDSVSRIPSSMDIEEAGRERNLYSLADWQSVNPDVYLVLHIEGVEEAVSLPVVSTGDPDYALGHDLLGRQDPAGMIFIARNELAGENKVIYGHASRSENVRFTFLRKFQEAGYFEQNRYVDVESAMGNERYTIVSFGAYDLSQPGVYTGWADSDFEEGGREKMFLETVPYLLKKRSGIVYDGRGIVTLVTCEAGSADRRFVLQAVRAEDPCG, via the coding sequence ATGATGCGGTTGAAGCTGTGGGTGAAGTGTTCACTTGTGTTCGCCGTATTGGCCCCGTGCGCCGCCCTTGTCTTCCTGAAACAGGTTGGCGAGGATGATTCTGTTTCCCGGATTCCTTCCTCCATGGATATCGAGGAAGCCGGCCGGGAACGGAATCTTTATTCGCTGGCGGACTGGCAGAGCGTGAATCCGGATGTGTACCTTGTACTGCATATCGAAGGCGTTGAAGAGGCGGTGTCGCTTCCGGTTGTATCGACGGGGGATCCGGATTATGCGCTGGGACATGATCTTCTTGGACGTCAAGATCCGGCCGGGATGATCTTCATTGCGCGCAATGAACTTGCCGGGGAAAACAAGGTGATCTATGGCCATGCAAGCCGCAGCGAGAATGTGCGGTTTACCTTTCTCAGGAAATTCCAGGAAGCCGGATACTTTGAGCAAAACCGGTATGTGGATGTGGAAAGTGCCATGGGCAATGAGCGTTATACGATCGTTTCCTTCGGGGCTTATGATCTCAGCCAGCCCGGGGTATATACCGGCTGGGCGGACAGTGACTTTGAAGAGGGAGGAAGAGAAAAGATGTTTCTGGAGACGGTTCCCTATCTTCTCAAAAAGCGCAGCGGCATCGTGTATGACGGCCGAGGAATAGTGACGCTGGTGACCTGCGAAGCCGGTTCGGCCGACCGCCGCTTTGTGCTGCAGGCAGTGCGGGCGGAGGATCCGTGTGGCTGA
- a CDS encoding thioester domain-containing protein, which produces MKKLLRLLCVVVILPALATSVVAENEPDPSPPVEESGEPVPSASPSVEVIEEETSKEGSNGEEAPAAVPSQGTVEESSSVRVEESQPVEVSLGFGEGETLGHAAARMRRSGLASATQLMSEGFIASYDAPNAPGKYRFFAMMSLDGRPAYCLEPGISNGLEDGTGPFYSPSMENLSGDQQLRVKRIAYFGYGHPMTGSSYDAYIATQLLIWKEIQAPLYQHIYTTFQKCGAPQKQLRACTFGQDGIDSLMSSIMNLVDNYDRVPSFADSWHGVSQYSLGWDETLSLTDSEGILSWFEEDSRESHDGIHFQTEGNTLHVDIDDLYYEGYDTASGKTLTFQRRPELWNNMMAGAIVYTSGVYQKLFAETAEDPVASYQLSFKLKTSDLKIQKVDEYGNAIAGQNAVYYLGWKEDPERQYHSDSLNDLRWRNNHGDRVTKDDADGQADQVGKERLYYPLLNGDRTTVRRFASDANGVLHIAGLLPAERTWWIKEVETSDAYLLNDDVWSMRTGAPGTVSSMSFANALRDVELELIKQDEEEPAIKINGAGFRIYETRISSLSRDPMALGLDINSGRMEQPELTYWQLAEYSTLKPGDRFGLGGWQYEILKAENGVYSVQAAKEVSVEEPLVLSRYPFDGKKEGDLVTIRVPLQHHGTSDEKDDESAAYELRVESIEDNVLTAVHTGLSENVLVNASTVPSLETVRALCDQDPVLSGHRFIYDGIHYTVGRVYEDSMIIHPARSFTVDLDNVEPSAYDLPDPRTMHAGESFSLTFDGEEITFSILRKTAETVVVESEAGEHVVTLGRWISWDDIPEEIESRETFTVTQIREPEYTVVDSRGNTYDVTPATVSGAITYEELLNSAESIGVRGLEPGYAFTRPVEKEEILEIEPLPFDSITEEEIAAGVFVRNDRKYTIVSKDDVSVRASTIEDGKEYLLETTAVLPAAKAIHITMEDVTFTVTDRVEKEIDLQWNTVRQGENSLIADGSLHLYAWADHESVETLRAADVKGKNLQAGDSFTDGSGEAYTVLFRDPLHSVYVVQSRKGRYEINEDQVKPITPVSFWDYVNLEETNGAAFAVGDSFTFPYRRRLMERDTFYIDDRAHVLYDHAYETENGTSVLARDPVYEKTVFYALEDDAPLAADDLHQKMMEGMAIEKDGTVFTAVYGRDPGTVYLESEDGVRYTYVYHAIRDESERSPVQETQPQLIFQVKKEDGLSWHQLELIRNGPKRPHQHVILDDTLYEIAAISENSVELTDENGDPMILTKEDDPDSFARFSASALAMVTGDQLDYQGSTYVIQETGRNDNGSYVRLRRSADDRSFPVQEKIDPDRLTLEEIRFLKPDTLYDLKAMFPKTALFTLPADHPHVEIIDNQYLRSDANATAVLQLRDDMGYVMQERNVVFSSAEQEHLESALPVFEGTSGSQYLRLIDPSQHNRPLSWTTIDVFSDQELTKRTTSLTSDAYGAIETDSLPAGTWWYRHPLSGTTEAFTVTDPENVTGTLAVSSLKWGRTYMACEWSLPEGYDYGTNEVCHRFTLNAQPGTKRIQAALENRLRRLKVEVMKVDQDQRETKLDNAWFTLRELDTQAMEEDSSFPSRLRISDLGKGAAAGDEVIVWPAKENGAMNIYRIEAVEDNQVSVSRLEGSVFSGVIPVPVHGTSDAAPFLYRDLVRAAGTLQKGTVVSIKEKVPRDQIRRYRIRSIQYGPGTDVFSDPVSGQVIQSAVLVEEGNENAAPVIVRRDVPAVSGRMIGTYISGGIRVEKTMAVGSVPLTFEEVVEQLPDGIAVDETVMGTIRRTASVPSFEDVHAASKSGQSELAYDGVSWTITAAETGYDLSTHGVNVHLEEGMVSGAVFWMEAAELKISFLEEQEGNVISVTVSDGSSYWYLEKGKDNALETIGRPGVFVEIRREQEEQPIFKGYTGIDGSVVLPSLAEGGYVIESEGTTETVHVSRGGFEVDGLRYGVAVELCETRTPLGYLVGNACTILVPKAAYATDTVRNYRPNQRILTRIEKVRRRRTGIE; this is translated from the coding sequence ATGAAAAAACTGTTGCGTCTATTATGTGTCGTGGTTATTCTTCCGGCTCTTGCAACGTCTGTGGTTGCTGAGAATGAACCGGATCCTTCGCCGCCTGTGGAAGAAAGCGGCGAACCTGTGCCGTCTGCTTCACCATCGGTTGAAGTGATTGAAGAGGAAACAAGCAAGGAGGGAAGTAACGGCGAAGAAGCTCCTGCAGCTGTACCTTCCCAGGGAACCGTAGAAGAAAGCTCCAGTGTCAGAGTGGAAGAGTCGCAGCCGGTGGAGGTTTCGCTTGGTTTTGGCGAAGGGGAGACGCTCGGGCATGCGGCGGCACGGATGCGCCGTTCAGGACTGGCCTCTGCAACGCAGCTGATGTCGGAAGGCTTCATTGCGTCTTACGATGCGCCCAATGCGCCTGGAAAGTATCGTTTTTTTGCGATGATGAGCCTCGATGGCAGGCCTGCGTACTGTCTGGAGCCGGGAATTTCCAATGGACTGGAAGATGGAACAGGACCGTTCTATTCTCCATCCATGGAAAATCTGAGCGGCGATCAGCAGCTGCGGGTGAAGCGCATCGCCTATTTCGGCTACGGTCATCCGATGACAGGCAGCTCCTATGATGCCTACATTGCGACGCAGCTTCTGATCTGGAAGGAGATTCAGGCGCCGCTCTACCAGCACATTTATACGACGTTTCAGAAATGCGGGGCACCGCAGAAACAGCTGCGCGCATGTACGTTCGGGCAGGATGGCATCGATTCACTCATGAGTTCGATCATGAATCTCGTAGACAATTATGACCGTGTCCCTTCATTTGCGGACAGCTGGCATGGGGTGAGTCAGTACAGCCTTGGCTGGGATGAGACATTAAGTCTGACGGACAGTGAAGGCATTCTTTCATGGTTCGAAGAGGATTCCAGAGAGAGTCATGACGGCATCCATTTTCAGACCGAAGGCAATACGCTGCATGTAGATATCGACGATCTTTACTATGAAGGCTACGATACAGCTTCGGGAAAAACGCTGACATTTCAACGGCGGCCGGAGCTTTGGAACAACATGATGGCCGGCGCCATTGTCTATACCAGCGGCGTCTATCAGAAGCTGTTTGCCGAGACGGCTGAGGATCCTGTAGCTTCCTATCAGCTGTCCTTCAAGCTGAAGACATCGGATCTGAAGATTCAGAAAGTCGATGAATACGGCAATGCGATTGCCGGCCAGAATGCCGTGTACTATCTTGGATGGAAAGAAGATCCGGAGCGGCAGTATCACAGCGACAGTCTCAATGACCTTCGCTGGAGAAACAACCATGGCGACCGCGTCACCAAAGATGACGCAGACGGCCAGGCCGACCAGGTCGGCAAGGAGAGGTTGTATTATCCATTGCTCAATGGGGACAGAACGACGGTGCGCAGGTTTGCCAGCGATGCCAACGGTGTCCTGCATATTGCAGGTTTACTGCCGGCAGAAAGAACGTGGTGGATCAAAGAGGTTGAGACCAGTGATGCCTATCTGTTGAACGACGATGTCTGGAGCATGCGGACAGGCGCACCGGGTACTGTTTCTTCTATGTCGTTTGCCAATGCGCTGCGGGATGTGGAGCTGGAACTCATCAAGCAGGATGAAGAAGAGCCGGCCATCAAGATCAACGGCGCCGGATTTCGAATCTATGAAACCAGGATCAGCAGCCTCAGCCGTGACCCGATGGCATTGGGACTGGATATCAATAGCGGCCGCATGGAACAGCCGGAGCTGACGTACTGGCAGCTGGCCGAGTACAGTACGCTCAAGCCAGGGGATCGCTTTGGACTGGGCGGCTGGCAGTATGAAATTCTGAAGGCGGAAAACGGTGTCTATTCTGTGCAGGCAGCGAAGGAAGTGTCTGTGGAAGAGCCTCTCGTGCTGTCACGCTATCCTTTTGATGGAAAGAAGGAAGGGGATCTTGTTACGATCCGTGTTCCTTTGCAACATCATGGAACTTCGGATGAAAAGGATGATGAGAGCGCTGCCTATGAGCTGCGGGTGGAATCCATTGAAGATAATGTACTAACAGCGGTCCACACCGGGCTGTCGGAAAATGTCCTTGTCAATGCTTCCACGGTACCCAGTCTTGAAACGGTGCGCGCTCTTTGCGATCAGGACCCGGTTCTCAGCGGGCATCGTTTTATATACGATGGCATCCACTATACGGTCGGCCGTGTCTATGAAGATTCGATGATCATTCATCCTGCCCGCAGCTTTACGGTGGATCTCGATAACGTGGAACCTTCGGCCTATGATCTTCCGGACCCAAGAACAATGCATGCCGGTGAAAGTTTTTCGCTGACGTTTGATGGTGAAGAGATCACTTTTTCGATCCTGCGGAAAACGGCGGAGACCGTGGTTGTTGAAAGTGAAGCCGGCGAACACGTGGTGACTCTTGGCCGGTGGATCAGCTGGGATGATATTCCGGAAGAAATTGAAAGCCGGGAAACATTTACCGTCACACAGATCAGGGAGCCGGAATACACGGTCGTTGACAGCCGTGGAAATACGTACGATGTGACACCGGCGACGGTGTCGGGTGCGATTACGTATGAGGAGCTGCTGAACAGCGCAGAATCGATTGGCGTACGTGGTCTTGAGCCGGGATATGCCTTTACCCGGCCGGTGGAAAAGGAAGAAATCCTTGAAATTGAACCGCTGCCTTTTGACTCCATTACCGAGGAGGAAATAGCGGCGGGAGTGTTTGTACGCAATGACCGGAAGTACACCATTGTTTCGAAGGATGATGTCAGTGTCCGGGCATCGACGATTGAAGACGGAAAGGAATATCTGCTGGAAACGACGGCGGTTCTTCCTGCCGCGAAGGCAATCCATATCACCATGGAAGATGTGACATTTACGGTCACGGATCGAGTAGAAAAGGAGATTGATCTGCAATGGAACACGGTCAGGCAGGGGGAGAACAGTCTGATTGCGGATGGATCCCTGCACCTGTATGCGTGGGCTGACCATGAGAGCGTTGAAACACTGCGGGCTGCGGATGTGAAGGGAAAGAATCTGCAGGCAGGGGATAGCTTTACGGATGGAAGCGGCGAGGCATATACGGTTCTTTTCAGGGATCCTCTGCATTCTGTCTATGTCGTACAGTCCCGCAAAGGGCGCTATGAAATCAATGAGGATCAGGTGAAGCCGATCACTCCCGTATCCTTCTGGGATTATGTCAATCTTGAAGAAACAAACGGTGCAGCGTTTGCCGTCGGCGACAGCTTTACCTTCCCATATCGGCGCCGGCTGATGGAACGTGACACCTTCTACATCGACGATCGGGCGCATGTGCTGTATGACCATGCCTATGAAACAGAAAACGGAACCTCTGTACTTGCCCGGGACCCGGTCTATGAAAAAACCGTTTTCTATGCGCTGGAGGATGATGCGCCGTTAGCGGCGGATGATCTCCATCAGAAAATGATGGAGGGGATGGCGATTGAAAAGGATGGCACCGTATTTACGGCCGTTTATGGCAGGGATCCGGGTACCGTGTATCTGGAGAGTGAAGACGGTGTTCGCTATACCTACGTTTATCATGCGATCCGGGATGAAAGTGAACGTTCACCGGTTCAAGAGACACAGCCGCAGCTGATCTTTCAGGTGAAGAAGGAAGACGGACTGAGCTGGCATCAGCTTGAACTGATACGCAATGGTCCAAAACGGCCTCACCAGCACGTGATCCTCGATGACACGCTGTATGAAATTGCAGCGATCAGTGAAAATTCCGTGGAACTGACGGATGAGAACGGGGATCCAATGATCCTGACAAAGGAGGATGATCCGGATTCCTTTGCCCGTTTCTCGGCATCGGCTTTGGCTATGGTCACTGGAGATCAGCTGGACTATCAGGGGAGTACGTATGTGATTCAGGAAACCGGCAGGAATGACAATGGAAGCTATGTCCGTCTTCGGCGGAGTGCAGATGATCGCAGCTTTCCTGTACAGGAGAAGATCGATCCGGACCGGCTGACACTGGAGGAGATCCGCTTTCTGAAGCCGGATACGCTCTACGATCTTAAGGCAATGTTTCCAAAGACAGCTTTGTTTACGCTTCCGGCAGATCATCCCCATGTTGAGATCATAGACAATCAATATCTGCGCTCGGATGCCAACGCCACGGCTGTGCTGCAGCTCAGGGATGATATGGGCTATGTGATGCAGGAAAGAAATGTTGTCTTTTCCAGTGCAGAACAGGAACATCTGGAGTCCGCACTGCCTGTCTTTGAAGGAACCAGCGGCAGCCAGTATCTTCGTCTCATTGATCCTTCGCAGCACAATCGACCTCTTTCATGGACGACGATCGATGTCTTTTCGGATCAGGAACTGACAAAACGGACTACCTCTTTGACCAGTGATGCCTACGGCGCCATTGAAACGGACAGCCTTCCTGCAGGAACCTGGTGGTACCGGCATCCCCTCAGCGGTACCACGGAAGCCTTCACGGTCACAGATCCTGAAAACGTTACGGGTACGCTGGCAGTTTCCAGTCTCAAGTGGGGACGAACCTACATGGCATGTGAATGGAGTCTGCCGGAAGGCTATGACTACGGGACCAATGAGGTGTGTCATCGCTTCACGCTGAATGCGCAGCCCGGTACCAAGCGGATTCAGGCGGCGCTTGAAAACCGTCTTCGCCGTCTTAAGGTTGAGGTGATGAAGGTGGATCAGGATCAGCGTGAAACAAAGCTCGACAATGCCTGGTTTACGCTGCGGGAACTGGACACGCAGGCAATGGAAGAGGACTCTTCCTTCCCGTCGCGGTTACGGATTTCGGATCTTGGCAAGGGCGCGGCAGCGGGCGATGAAGTGATTGTGTGGCCGGCAAAGGAAAACGGAGCCATGAACATTTACCGCATCGAAGCTGTCGAGGACAATCAGGTTTCCGTTTCCCGCCTGGAAGGAAGTGTGTTTTCAGGTGTGATTCCGGTTCCTGTGCACGGCACATCGGATGCGGCACCGTTTCTGTACCGGGATCTTGTGCGGGCGGCTGGAACACTGCAGAAGGGAACCGTTGTATCGATCAAAGAGAAGGTGCCCCGTGATCAGATCCGCCGCTACCGCATCCGCTCCATTCAATATGGTCCGGGCACCGATGTGTTCTCTGACCCCGTTTCCGGACAGGTGATTCAGTCGGCTGTGCTGGTGGAAGAAGGAAATGAGAATGCGGCGCCGGTGATTGTCCGCCGCGATGTACCTGCAGTTTCCGGAAGAATGATCGGTACGTATATCAGCGGCGGCATTCGGGTTGAAAAAACGATGGCCGTTGGTTCTGTGCCATTGACGTTTGAAGAGGTCGTGGAGCAGCTGCCGGATGGCATTGCGGTTGATGAAACGGTTATGGGAACCATTCGTAGGACCGCATCGGTCCCCTCGTTTGAGGATGTCCATGCCGCAAGCAAGAGCGGCCAAAGTGAGCTTGCCTATGATGGAGTGAGCTGGACGATCACGGCAGCTGAAACAGGCTATGACCTGAGCACGCACGGGGTGAATGTACATCTGGAAGAAGGAATGGTCAGTGGTGCCGTTTTCTGGATGGAGGCGGCGGAACTGAAGATCTCTTTCCTTGAAGAACAAGAAGGAAATGTGATCTCGGTAACGGTGAGCGATGGATCATCGTACTGGTATCTGGAAAAGGGGAAGGACAACGCTCTGGAAACGATCGGCCGTCCCGGTGTGTTTGTCGAGATTCGCAGGGAACAGGAAGAACAGCCTATATTCAAAGGTTATACGGGCATCGATGGAAGCGTCGTGCTTCCTTCGCTTGCGGAAGGCGGCTATGTCATTGAAAGTGAAGGAACTACAGAGACAGTTCATGTCAGCCGCGGTGGCTTTGAGGTGGACGGGCTTCGCTATGGGGTAGCGGTGGAGCTGTGTGAGACACGGACGCCCCTAGGCTATCTTGTTGGAAATGCCTGCACGATCCTCGTGCCGAAAGCTGCCTATGCGACAGATACCGTACGCAACTACAGGCCGAACCAGCGCATTTTGACACGGATTGAAAAGGTCCGCCGCCGGCGGACGGGGATCGAATGA